In Toxoplasma gondii ME49 chromosome VIII, whole genome shotgun sequence, a single genomic region encodes these proteins:
- a CDS encoding aldose reductase, putative (encoded by transcript TGME49_273920), whose translation MPSFLSFFSSRKRQKNPLSHPPSSQRSSLSSSVKVGGCSPSASGYAFHAVTQPPAAPAADGARASTPQTAASASPSPKELDGAEAERVSAAQSPCVASPHAPAQPANESLCSSLPSGASPAATLGEDSRRAGRGPQPDESSLRAHPPGMRASRSAASFFSLLRGSKMAAASVASHSRPALSAMQCADKEMHVKHLSSTSSSASRTRAHSQQLQAWIRESSPRPPAHPAPLCASLRNGVLFPILGLGTYRLHGEECMAVVERAVSLRQFMLIDTASVYRNEEEVGKALRDAGARGFPWQLYLRDDCEMNIRCRREASNLGVFLTSKISPKDVAGGRERAYEAALMSMKRLGVEQLDLYLIHWPGVRGHKSSSRENRRLRHECWQALEQLYKEKKVRAIGVSNFLVRHLEDLLEDGVEVVPMVNQIEFQPLCFDRDLLKWGEKHGMRIQAYASLGSGDPRLLRNPTVLAIAVECGVTPALVLLRWALQHGCHVIPCSRRETHLIEDSHVFDFCLNDEQMTLLDRLCDNTHFCWDPNIIA comes from the exons ATGCCGTCGTTTCtgagtttcttttcttcgcggaAGCGGCAAAAAAACCCGCTGTCGCACCCGCCGAGCAGCCAGcgatcttctctctcttcttcggtgaAAGTGGGCGGTTGTTCGCCTTCAGCTTCAGGGTACGCGTTCCATGCCGTCACGCAGCCGCCGGCCGCCCCCGCGGCTGACGGAGCGCGCGCCTCGACGCCGCAGACTGCAGCctccgcctcgccttcgccgaaGGAGCTCGACGGCGCGGAGGCCGAACGCGTCTCCGCGGCGCAGTCTCCGTGTGTTGCCTCGCCTCACGCGCCGGCGCAGCCTGCGAACGAAagtctctgttcttcgttgCCCTCCGGCGCCTCACCCGCTGCGACTCTGGGGGAGGATAGCCGGCGCGCAGGCCGCGGGCCGCAGCCAGATGAGTCCTCGCTTCGCGCCCATCCACCTGGGATGCGCGCCTCGCGCTCggccgcctccttcttctcgctgctgcgGGGCAGCAAGATGGCGGCCGCCTCAGTCGCTTCTCACAGCCGTCCTGCGCTCAGCGCGATGCAGTGTGCAGACAAGGAGATGCATGTGAAGCatctttcctcgacttcttcgagCGCTTCGCGGACTCGCGCCCACAGCCAGCAGTTGCAGGCGTGGATACGCGAGTCTTCTCCCCGACCGCCTGCGCACCCTGCGCCTCTGTGCGCGAGCCTGAGGAACGGAGTCCTCTTCCCGATTCTCGGTCTGGGGACTTACCGCCTCCACGGCGAAGAGTGCATGGCCGTCGTCGAGCGCGCCGTCTCGCTTCGACAGTTCATGCTCATCGACACCGCCAGCGTCTAccggaacgaagaagaagtcggaAAAGCTCTCCGAGACGCCG gcgctcGCGGCTTTCCGTGGCAGCTGTACTTGCGAGACGACTGCGAGATGAACATTCGGtgccgcagagaagcgagcaaTTTAGGCGTTTTTTTGACTTCGAAAATCAGTCCGAAAGACGTCGCGggcggcagagagcgagCCTACGAGGCGGCCCTCATGTCCATGAAGCGGCTCGGCGTCGAACAACTCGACCTCTACCTCATTCACTGGCCTG GGGTGCGAGGCCACAAGAGCTCGAGCCGCGAAAACAGGCGGCTTCGCCACGAGTGCTGGCAGGCGCTGGAGCAGCTGtacaaagagaagaag GTGCGCGCCATTGGGGTGTCGAATTTTCTAGTTCGGCATTTGGAAGATCTGCTGGAAGACGGCGTCGAGGTCGTTCCCATGGTGAATCAA ATTGAATTCCAGCCACTCTGTTTCGACAGAGACTTGCTCAAGTGGGGTGAGAAGCATGGCATGAGGATTCAGGCCTACGCATCGCTCGGCTCTGGGGatcctcggcttctgcgcAACCCAACAGTGTTGGCG ATTGCGGTGGAGTGCGGCGTGACTCCGGCGCTGGTTTTGCTGCGTTGGGCGCTGCAGCATGGATGTCATGTCATTCCTTGCAGTCGGAGGGAGACGCACTTGATTGAAGACAGCCATGTATTTGACTTTTGCCTCAACGACGAACAGATGACGCTCCTGGACCGCCTCTGCGACAACACACATTTCTGCTGGGATCCAAACATCATCGCCTGA
- a CDS encoding hypothetical protein (encoded by transcript TGME49_273915), translating into MKKKEKISGKPRKRIEKKRLKREKKTQGARATEAFQTVSSRPKSDKGGFSSSPSLRDVSILSLSFSLCSRWSPFPCLLLSLLLLRSSFRPSVFFLSRCFSIFSSSLPLLPIFTFKDGGRGGPRVYSCLCAWRSFGLKLVCKKTQNLSSWC; encoded by the exons atgaaaaaaaaggagaagatcTCAGGAAAACCAAGGAAAAGAAttgaaaagaaaagactcaagagagaaaagaagactcAGGGAGCGCGAGCCACAGAAGCTTTCCAAACGGTTTCATCGCGACCGAAAAGTGACAAGGGCGGTTTTTCGAGCAGTCCTTCGCTCCGGGATGTCTCcattttgtctctttctttctctctctgctctcgctggTCACCCTtcccttgtcttcttctctctcttcttcttttgaggtcttctttccgtccctcagttttctttctctcacgTTGCTTCAGCATTTTTTCCTCCAGTCTTCCCCTCTTGCCGATCTTCACCTTCAAGGACGGAGGCAGGGGAGGCCCACGGGTGTacagctgtctctgtgccTG GCGCTCTTTCGGATTGAAGCTCGTCTGTAAAAAGACACAAAATCTTTCGTCGTGGTGCTAG
- a CDS encoding hypothetical protein (encoded by transcript TGME49_273905~Predicted trans-membrane domain (TMHMM2.0):73-96:116-139) has translation MNLFLFFLRFRAIPRSSVLPSQSLLLKTAKRVHSPLFLVYLLLLSAVPAAVTRELCEFEVLEKPFRLFRRILSLASFSILPLCASSSASLLSAFACRFFRFSSSIVSPRFARSSLSLFLWLHLCGFLFFLLFVCGDAVCPNSFSTMANSGINWPGLYRWSMEYHDGTLPRSLSKEDSDFLQNAIREAMRHQEDPAKVLAEQLAVIDGFNQGNSSIRPRDLLAALAVMERLIDDYSELARDFEKLGALQPCLRLLTTCSAVHAPEESRDRHSTDEDDAALAVKVVKTALTILSLIVANNPDVQEAVYKQHGLALLMNLLKEAPVNSSLRVKALTALACQMRHHRPSELAFVTAGGLALLVHAMLSRDEKYQEKAASLTRHLLQEGLLAFSQVEKYDLPGAVAGLLERTPFTNIQFGETVVQLAIALLQQHRATMAKGPVLAGLRQTLLDRQRGLKEMLREMEKRKVEDLLPEDFSTQAALLEEALSIAKFPGMKPADSGTTADRQGGGKAPQQAKMLAM, from the exons ATGaaccttttccttttctttttgcgATTCCGCGCGATTCCGCGCTCCTCGGTCCTGCCCtctcagtctcttcttctcaagACCGCGAAACGCGTGCActctccgctcttccttGTAtatctcttgcttctctccgctgttCCTGCGGCCGTGACTCGTGAATTGTGTGAGTTCGAAGTGTTGGAAAAACCTTTCCGACTTTTTCGCAGaatcctctctctcgccagtTTCTCGATCCTCCCCCTCTGCGCCTCGTCCTcagcttcgcttctctccgcgttcgcctgccgtttttttcggttttcttcttccatcgtctctcctcgattCGCTCgtagctctctctctctctttctctggctCCACCTCTgcggcttcctcttctttcttcttttcgtctgcggAGACGCCGTCTGTCCAAATTCCTTCTCCACTATGGCGAACAGCGGCATCAACTGGCCCGGCCTCTATCGATGGTCCATGGAGTACCACG acgGAACGCTGCCGCGCAGCCTGTCCAAAGAGGACTCGGACTTCCTGCAGAATGCAATTCGCGAGGCGATGCGCCACCAAGAAGATCCTGCGAAAGTCCTCGCCGAGCAGTTGGCCGTGATCGACGGCTTCAACCAAGGAAATTCAAGCATTCGGC CTCGCGACCTCCTGGCGGCTCTCGCGGTCATGGAACGCCTCATCGACGACTACTCAGAACTCGCTCGAGACTTTGAAAA ACTAGGCGCCCTGCAGCCATGCTTGCGGCTGCTCACCACCTGCTCcgccgtgcatgcgccggaAGAGTCTCGCGACCGCCATTCGacggacgaagacgacgcggCCCTCGCCGTCAAAGTAGTCAAGACTGCACTCACCATTCTCTCCCTCATCGTCGCCAACAATCCCGACGTCCAAGAGGCTGTCTATAAACAGCAT GGATTGGCGCTGTTGATGAATTTGCTGAAGGAAGCGCCTGTgaattcttctcttcgcgtcaAGGCTCTCACAGCGCTGGCATGTCAGATGCGACACCATCGCCCCTCCGAGCTGGCCTTCGTCACTGCGGGTGGCTTGGCGCTCCTCGTGCATGCAATGCTTTCTCGAGACGAGAAG TATCAAGAAAAAGCAGCTTCGCTCACTCGACATCTGCTTCAGGAAGGACTTCTGGCCTTCTCGCAAGTCGAGAAATACGACCTCCCTGGAGCCGTCGCCGGCTTGCTCGAACGCACCCCCTTCACCA aTATCCAGTTCGGCGAAACCGTCGTTCAGCTGGCGATTGCCCTTCTTCAGCAACATCG CGCAACTATGGCGAAAGGCCCAGTCTTGGCAGGCCTTCGCCAAACGCTGCTAGACCGACAGCGGGGCTTGAAGGAGATGCTCcgggagatggagaagagaaaagtcgAGGACTTGTTACCGGAGGACTTCTCAACTCAGGCTGCCCTCCTTGAAGAAGCGCTTTCGATCGCCAA GTTCCCCGGCATGAAACCGGCGGACTCGGGGACGACCGCGGATCGACAAGGCGGCGGGAAGGCGCCACAGCAAGCCAAGATGCTGGCGATGTGA